From the genome of Nicotiana sylvestris chromosome 2, ASM39365v2, whole genome shotgun sequence, one region includes:
- the LOC104238057 gene encoding uncharacterized protein, protein MDKVQLIRQRLLAAQSRQKSYADKRRRDLVFTIGYKVFLRVSPMKGVMRFGKRGKLSPRFRGPYEILDRVKAVAYRLALPPKLSFIHPVFHVSMLRKCISNSSQVLEAPTILLDEKLSYEEEPMAIVDRQVRKLRSKEIVFVKVLWRNHAVEEATWEIEDNMRVKYPYLFQSTVSMVVVVVVDEEEETVAMGSFDVEEDDGLRGVVWCNGADS, encoded by the exons ATGGACAAGGTCCAGTTGATCAGACAGAGATTGCTTGCAGCTCAAAGTAGACAAAAGTCTTATGCtgataagagaagaagagatttaGTGTTCACAATTGGGTACAAAGTGTTCCTACGAGTCTcccctatgaaaggtgtgatgcggtttgggaaaagaggcaagttgagccccaggTTTAGAGGACCATATGAGATACTAGACCGAGTGAAAGCGGTGGCTTATCGTTtggcacttcctcctaagttatCTTTTattcacccagtgtttcatgtctcAATGCTAAGAAAATGTATATCAAACTCATCTCAGGTGCTTGAAGCACCAACTATACTGCTTGATGAGAAGTTGTCTTACGAGGAAGAGCCGATGGCAATTGTTGATAGACAAGTAAGAAAGCTACGGTCAAAAGAAATTGTGTTCGTAAAAGTTTTATGGAGAAATCATGCCGTTGAAGAAGCTACTTGGGAAATAGAGGATAATATGCGAGTCAAGTACCCCTATTTGTTTCAGTCTACAG TGTCCATGGTTGTTGTAGTTGTGgtcgacgaagaagaagaaacagtGGCGATGGGATCTTTTGatgttgaagaagatgatggCTTGAGGGGGGTCGTGTGGTGTAACGGCGCTGATTCTTAG